A segment of the Fusobacterium varium genome:
AGAGCAGCAAATATGAAAGATTTAAAAGAAGATTATGGATATATGGCATCTATGGCTAAACTTTTTGCTTCTGAAGTTGCTATGGAAGTTACAACTAAAGCTGTTCAACTATTGGGAGGAAATGGATACTCTAAAAAATTCCCTGTTGAAAGAATGATGAGAGATGCTAAGGTAACTGAAATATATGAGGGAACTTCAGAAATTCAAAAGATTGTTATTTCTAATTGGTTAAAATTAAATTAATAAAAAGGAGTTTCAAATGAAAGAGGCAATAAATAAACTTCGTGAAATGCCTGTGGCACTAACTGGACTTGCTTTAGGTATAGCTGGTGTGTCAGGAGCTTTAAGTAACTTTTTAGGGCAATTCCCTGTAATTATAGGAGATTTAATCTCATTATTCTTAGTTACTGTTATATTTATAAAGAATATTTTTCATTTTAATGTTTTAAAAGAGGAATTGAGCCATCCAACTCTTGGAAGCTTTATTCCTACTCTAGATATGACAGTTATGATTCTTGGTGGTTTTATAAGCAGCTATTCTCTTATTATTGGAAGAGCAATTTGGTTTTTAGCTATATTGGCTCATGTTATATTCTGTTCAATATTCTTCTACCATAGAATTAAAGATTTTCAAATGCATCACATTGTTCCTAGTTGGTTTGTTCCTCCTGTGGGAATTGTAGTTGCTTGTGTAGCTGGAGCAAATATGGGAGTTTCATCATTTACTCACTTAATATTTTATATAGGATTTGCTTTATACTTAATAATGTTACCATTTATGTTATATAGAGTAATGTTTGTTCAACCTATTGATGAAAGTAGACTTCCAACATTTGCTATAATGGCAGCACCACCTAGTTTATGCCTTGCTGGATATTTAACAGTATTTAATACTCCTTCAGAGATTATTATCGGTATACTTCTACCATTAGCAGTATTTATGACACTACTTGTTTATTTATCATTCTTTAGAATATTAAAGATCAGTTTTAATCCTTCATATGCTTCATTAACATTCCCTCTAGCAATAGGATCTACTGCTCTTCTAAAATATTCTAACCATCTATATAACATTGGTAACTCTTATGCAGAATTTTGGAGATATGCTGGTAT
Coding sequences within it:
- a CDS encoding TDT family transporter, whose translation is MKEAINKLREMPVALTGLALGIAGVSGALSNFLGQFPVIIGDLISLFLVTVIFIKNIFHFNVLKEELSHPTLGSFIPTLDMTVMILGGFISSYSLIIGRAIWFLAILAHVIFCSIFFYHRIKDFQMHHIVPSWFVPPVGIVVACVAGANMGVSSFTHLIFYIGFALYLIMLPFMLYRVMFVQPIDESRLPTFAIMAAPPSLCLAGYLTVFNTPSEIIIGILLPLAVFMTLLVYLSFFRILKISFNPSYASLTFPLAIGSTALLKYSNHLYNIGNSYAEFWRYAGIISSTLAFVIISTIFIKMLIYIKKYIIYKENSL